The genomic interval TGCTTAATAACAGAAACTATCAGCTGTTCCAGGAACATGATATACCCCAGGAACAATATTATTGCCAGTCCTGTACGTTTTACCAATACAGCCAACAGTAATGCAAGACATAGCGATACAATTACCTGTAGCAGATAATAGAACAAATAACGGCTATTTTCCAGGCTGAAAGCAGTTTTCCCATAAATACAGCCAAAAACAAGTACAGCGATCAGCGAAACCAGGAAGGCCAGTAGGGATAGGCCCACAACCCAAAACAGTTTTGATAGCACAAAATCGCTCCGTTCCCAGCCATCAATGATGTTCTGTCGATGTGTCTTATAGGTGAACTCATTGGTTACCAGCGTGATCAGTAACAGGCTGAAAATGCCGGAAGTATAGGAACTGACACTTGCCACCGTCTGCCATACCAGCGGAAAATCATATATGGACTGCCCCAGCAGCTTTTGGGCTTCCTGGGGAATCTTTTCAACAAAAATGTTGTGAATAATAAAGTTAGGCGCCAGAATAGCCAGCAATCCAAGGGCTATGAAGACCCAGAAAGTACGGTAGTTCTTTACCTTCAGCCATTCTATTTTAATGATTTGCAGCATATGCAGGTATAAGAGGATTAGTTGTTGGTTAATTCCAGGAATGCAGTTTCCAGGCTCTTCCTGCTCATCTGCAGGTGGCTAAGCCAGACGCCCTGCTGAGCGCACCAGTTATTGAGCGCTGCGGGATCAACCGCATCTTTGAACGTCACCTGCAGTACACCGTTGCCGGCAGGCAGCAACTCCACGAAAGCAGGGTGTTGCCGTATCAGCTGCGCCAGTGCATGGCTGTCTGCGCTGCCAATCTCTATAAAATTATCTCTTGCCAGTACGGCATTGACCGGTCCGGAGCCCAGTAACTGCCCTTTACGCAGGATGGCTACATGCGTACACACCTTTTCCACTTCATCCAGCAGATGGCTGGCCATAATAATGGTCTTACCTGACAGCGCCAGCTGGCGGATCAGGTTCCTGACCTCTGCTATTCCTACAGGGTCCAGTCCATTGGCCGGTTCATCCAGTATCAGTACCTGCGGATCGCCAAGCATCGCCGCAGCTATAGCGAGACGCTGCTTCATGCCCAGGGAATAGGTCTTGAAGGCCGAATGCTGACGGGCCGTTAATCCGGCCAGTTCCAGCACCCTGGGAATATCTGCTTCGCTTTGTTGTTTGATATTAGCCACTATCTGCAGGTTCCGGTAGCCGGAGAGATAATGATAAAAGTTGGGGGTCTCCAGCAGGGTACCGATCTTCCGCCGTTCCCGGGCAGAAGGTGGCGCGCCCATCAGGGTGAAGGAACCGGCGTCCGCTTTCAGCACATCGGTAACAATGCCCAACAGGGTTGTTTTTCCACTCCCGTTGGGACCCAATACGCCAAAAACAGAGCTGGTAGGAATATCAAACGATACTCCTGACAATGCCTGCACGGCACCATATCTTTTTGAAATGTTCTGTAGGGAAAGAATAGTTGACATCAGGCGGATTAGTTTCTAATTGGTTTCCCTGTTTTGATCACGCTTTGCAGCCTTTCCAGTGTTTTACGCTCTCCTGCCAGGCTGAGGAAGGCTTCCCTTTCCAGGTCCAGCAAGTATTGTTCGCTTACCAGAGACGCTTCTGACAGATCGCCTCCGCTCATCACATACGCAAGCTTACCGGCAATCTTTGCATCATGATCTGAAATATAATTGGAGAACCGCATGCTATGAATACCTGTCAGCATCATACCGAGGGCGGTGCGGCCCAATACTTTTACGTCTTTTCTTTCCACCGGACGGGTATACCCTTCTTCCGCCATTTGCAGGATGCTGCGTTTGGCGTCGGCTATCAGGCGGCTTTGGTTCAGGGTGATCTCGTCATGCCCTTTCCGCAATATGCCCAGGTCGAATGCCTCATGCGCAGAGGTACTTACTTTTGCCATAGCGATGGTCATAAACCTGTCTTTCAGCGGCTCTTCTTCTATGCGGCCCTCTTTGAACTCATCGCTGGCGCGCAATGCCATTTCTTTGGTGCCGCCACCGCCGGGTATCAGACCAACACCCAGTTCTACCAGTCCGATATAGGACTCTGCAGCGGCCTGCACTTTGTCGGCATGTAAACACATCTCGCATCCGCCGCCCAATGTCAGCGCGTGAGGAGCCACTATTACCGGGATGGAAGAATAACGGAGGCGCATGGTCGTCTTCTGGAACATCCGCACTGCCATGTCCAGTTCATCATATTCCTGTTCTGCAGCAAACATGAAGATCATGCCCACATTGGCCCCTGCAGAAAAGTTTGCACCTTCATTGGCGAGGATCAGTCCGCGGAAATCTTTCTCTGCCCTGTCAATCGCTTTATTCACACCCTCCAGCACCTCACCACCGATGGTATTCATTTTTGTTTTCCAGTCGAGCGTCACCACTCCATCGCCAATATCATACAGGTTGCAGGCACTGTTCTTCCAGACAACATTACCGGAAAGATTTTCCAGGATAATGAATGTATCTGCTCCCGGCAGCAGTTTAAAGACATGCGTCTTAACGTCATAATAATACCGTTTGCCATTCTCTACTTTGTAGAAACTTTTAACGCCCTTTTCCAGCATCTCCTTCACCCATGGCGCCACGGTCAATCCCTTAGCCTCAATGGCTTTGATCCCCTTCTCCACACCCAGTACGTCCCATGATTCAAAAGGTCCTATTTCCCAGCCAAAACCCGCCTTCATAGCATCATCCACTTTGTAGATATCATCTGCTATTTCCGGTATACGGTGGGAGATATAAGAGAAAAGATGTGCATGGAACTGCTGATAGAACTCCCCTGCTTTATCGGTGGCATTGTACAGGGCTTTCAACCGCTGCTTCAGATCTTCCACCTGTTTGGCGGCTTCGACACTGGCAAATTTGGATTTCTGCCGCGGCCCATATTCCATGGTTTCCAGGTTCAGCGTCAGGATCTCCTTCCCGCCTTCTCCCTTTGTCTTTTTATAGAAACCCTGGCCGGTTTTATCGCCCAGCCATTTATTTTCCACCACTTTCTGGAGGAATGGAGGGATCACGAAAATATCTCTGGCTTCGTCCTGCGGACAATTATCAGCTACGCCTTTTGCCACTTTTACCAGCGTATCAATACCCACTACATCGGCCGTACGGAAAGTGGCCGACTTAGGTCTACCTATTACCGGCCCTGTCAGCGTGTCTATCTCATCGATATTCAGCTTCATTTCCTGCATGATGTGGAAGATGGCCATAATGGAATACACCCCTACCCTGTTGGCAATAAATGCCGGGGTATCCTTACAAAGCACTGTTGTTTTACCCAGGTAGAGATCCCCATAGTTCATCAGGAAGTCCACTATTTCCGGGTCGGTATATGGCGTTGGAATTATTTCCAGTAAACGCAGATAACGGGGTGGGTTAAAGAAGTGCGTGCCACAGAAATGTTTCTTAAAGTCATCACTACGCCCTTCTGCCATCAGATGGATGGGAATACCTGATGTATTGGAGGTGATCAGCGTACCGGGTTTACGGTATTTTTCTACCTCTGTGAAGACTGATTTCTTGATATCCAGGTTTTCCACAACTACTTCAATGATCCAGTCATAGTTGGCAACCTCTTTCATATCATCCGTAAAGTTCCCCGTACGGATCAGCTTTACAACATCCTTCTGATATACGGGAGAAGGATTTGCTTTCAGGGCAGACTGCAATGCTTCGTTTACGATACGGTTCTTTACCGCTTTACTGTCCAGCGACAGTCCTTTAGCTTTTTCTGCATCAGTTAACTCTTTAGGGGCAATATCCAGTAACAACACCTGTACTCCTACTCCTGCAAAATGAGCTGCTATACGTGAACCCATTACTCCTGAACCTAAAACGGCCACCTTATTGATGTGTCTTTTCATAGAACGCGTTTTATAAGCTACAAGCGCTGAGGCATTGTAGTGAGTCTTTTCGTTAATATCGATAAATGAATATATGATTTTTTAGGAGACTTGAGGCAAAAGGAAGAAAAAAACGAACAGGCCGTCCCCATACCGGAGACGGCCTGTGAAACAATATACCGGTGTACTTACTTAAACTGCCTGAAATGCCTTCGCTGTCTGCTGGTGTTTGCCAACACTTTTCTTCCCTTTCTTTTTACGTCCCAGCCATACGAGGAACCCGGTAACAGGCAGGCTGGCACCGATCAGGGCGCCAAAGAAGGCCAGGATCCTGCCGGGTAAGCCCAGTATGGAACCCACGTGAATGTCATAGTTCATTTTACGCAGCTTAGTTCCAAAACCAGCCTCCTGGAAACTGATCCCGAATACTTTATCGCCCTGCAGCTGCTGTCCTGTATGCTGGTCAAACGCGTAACTCCTGTTGTTATAGAACTTTCCGGCTGTCGGATAGATCGTAATATTAATAGCAGATGCCGGTTTTGATGTATCCGCAAAAGTGTAATAAAATCCTTCTGCTTCCGGATGTTTACTGAGTACTTTTCCCCATACAAGGTCCATTGCCTGTTCAGGTGTATACAACTTCCCTATCTGCAGGGAGTCTGACTGTGGCCGTTTGAAATCCGGCAGTGTTTGTCCGCCGGAAGTAACCCAATACAAACCTTTACTGTACCATTTGATACCATATACCATTCCGGTCAGCGCCATGGCCAGTACAACCAGCAAAGAATAAAAGCCCAGCACATTATGCAGGTCATAATTTACCCTTTTGAAAGAGGCCTTCCACTTGATCTTAAAGCTCTGGTCGCGCATGGCTTTCGTCCATTTCTGCGGCCACCACAATACCATTCCTGTAATGAGGATGATCACAAAAGTGAAGGTGCTGTAATTCACAACCGGACGGCCTATTTCTGCAGGCATCCACAGAAAGCGGTGGCCATTCAGTATAAAACGGAAGAAATCTGTCTCTCCGGGTTTATGCTCTTTTATGCTGATCACCTCGCCTGTGTAGGGATTCAGTCGCATTACGGTATTGCCTTTACGACCTTCTCCCAGGCTCAGATAAATGGCGCTGCCCTGCTGATAGGTAACATAAGCCGCTCTTTTACCCGGATAGTTTGCAGCGGCTATTTCCTTCACCTGTGAAGGTGTAATCACCGGCTTATCCTGACGGGTAACGATTGTTTCCGGTTCTGTTAACATCGTGATCTCATCATGAAACACCCATATGCAGGCTGTTACACATACAATGAGCATTACGATACCAGTGATCAGCCCCAGCCACAGGTGCAGCCAGGCAGATATGCGGTAGAAAAGGCTGCGTTTCTTTTTCACAGCAGGTTTTCGGGAGAAGAAATTCATGTTGACGGTATTGAATATCTGGTCCAATAGATGGACCGGCGCGCTGATAGTTGATAGAACAGGGCAAAAATACCTGCTTGTTGTACAAAAGGTTTACGCAATCGGGAAATAATAATGGAAGAAAAAAGATCGGATTTGAGCAGGAGAAATACAGAAGGAGATTTGTTCATTTTCTGAATGCAATCAGATATTATTCAGTTCATTCATTTACGTCGTAATTTTTATTAGCAGATCGATTTCTGATAATTTCACATAAAACATATTTTATGAATACTTTAATAGAAAACGAAAAGCAAATTATTTTAGATTATTTCGAGGCATCATCCAATGACTATTGGAAAACTTTACGGGAAATATCTGCTGCCACAAATGTCAGGCTTGAAGATGTGATAGAAATTGTATTTACCACAAAAGATTTTGTGGAATCGTATTACAGACACAAGAATGGAGAGCCTGTATTCACGCCCCGCAAAGTGTATGAAAAAAGAACTTCCTTTTGGTTAAAATTATTAGCAGCTTTTTGCGATAGAATAATTTAAGGTAATCCTCATATGGCCTTTTTACAATCTCCAATTTATTGCTGTATGTTGGGGGCAATTGCAGTACAACTGCTTAAAATTATAGAATCTTCAAAATCACCAACATATCGCAAGCTAAACTATAAATCACTTGAACTTTATTCATCAGCAATTGCATCTATCGTTATAGCTATAATTGTTGGATATATTTATTTTGATGACGTACATACTTATAATCGCATAGTGTACTTTCATACAGGAGCATCATCACCAATGCTGGTTAGAACTATATCAAGGAGGCTACCAACTGTAGTAAATGATAAGACTAAAAGGATGAAAGTATCATAGTATATCCTGATACCTAAATTAAAAGCCCTCCAGCGTATACGCGCTGAAGGGCTTTTATATCTCTAAAAACTAACTATCTCACTTCACTACCTGCGTCCACTGCAGCATCCGGATTCACGAACACCAGCTTTCCCGCAGCATTCTCCGCCATCAGGATCATTCCCTGGCTTTCAATACCACGCATTTTCCTCGGCGCCAGGTTAGCCACCAGCGTCACTTGTTTACCCACCACTTCTTCCGGTGCGAAATGCGCTGCAATGCCCGATACAACAGTACGTTTCTCAGTACCAATATCCACCAGCAGTTTTAACAGCTTATCTGCCTTAGGTACTTTCTCTGCTTCCAGGATCGTACCTACACGCAGGTCCAGCTTAGCGAAATCTTCAAACTGGATCTCTTCCTTCACTTCTTTCGCCGCAGGCGCTGCTTCAGCAGCGGGAGCTGCAGGCTTGATCAAACCGGCATGCAGTTTTTCAATCTGCGCCTGTATTTTGGCGTCGTCAATTTTAGAAAACAGGTATTCCGGCGGACGCAGGGAATAACCCACGCTTACCAGTTTCAGGCTGCCTGCATTCTCCCACTCCAGCATACGGTCCACCACTTTCAGCATATGGCAGATCTTTTTCGCGGTGAAAGGCAGGAACGGGTTCACCAGGATGGCCAGGTTAGCTGTTAACTGCAGGCAGAGATGCAGACAGTTGTCTATCAGTTTCTGATTTTCTTCCGCATTCTTTGCCAGTATCCATGGCTCTTTCTCCTGCAGATACCTGTTACCCTGGCGGGATACTTCAATCACTTCTGCCAGTGCTTCACGGAGACGGAAGTTTTCAATAGAATCTTCTATCTTTTGTTTTGAAGCCAGTAAGTTGGTCAATACTGCATCGTCTTTTTCGTCCTTTACTTCGGGATGGAAAGCAGGTACCTTACCGCCACACAGTTTATGCATCAATACCATGGTACGGTGCACAAAATTGCTGAAGATATCCACCAGCTCACTGTTATTACGCTGCTGGAAGTCTTTCCAGGTAAAGTCATTATCCTTGGTTTCGGGAGCGGTGCTGGTCAGCACATAACGCAGTACATCCTGCTGATCAGGGAAATCCTTTACGTAATCGTGTACCCATACTGCCCAGTTACGGGAAGTGGACACCTTCTCACCCTCAATGTTCAGGAACTCATTGGCCGGTACATTGTCTGGCAGTACGAAGCCGCCATGTGCCTTGAGCATTGCCGGGAAAATGATACAGTGGAACACGATATTATCTTTACCGATAAAGTGTACCAGCTTGGTATCTTCTTTACACCAGTAATCGGCCCAGTTGTCGGTCAGCTCCTTTGTGGCCGAGATGTACCCTATAGGCGCATCGAACCAAACATATAATACTTTCCCTTCCGCGTCCGGCAATGGCACTTTAATGCCCCAGTTGCTGTCGCGGGTCATCGCCCTGCTTTGCAGGCCACTATCCAGCCAGCTTTTACACTGACCGTATACGTTATTTTTCCACTCTTTATGACCTTCCAGGATCCACTCCTTCAGGAATGGCTCATAGTTCTGTAAAGGCATATACCAGTGCTTTGTCTGTTTCTTGACAGGTACAGCATTACTGAGGGTGGAACGCGGGTTGATCAGCTCATCGGGGCTGAGGGAAGACCCGCATTTCTCACACTGGTCGCCATATGCATTCGGGTTGCCACATTTAGGGCAGGTACCGGTAATGTAACGGTCCGCCAGGAATACACCGGCAGTTTCATCGAAAAACTGCTCAGTCACTTTTTCTTCAAACAGTCCTTTGTCGTACATGGTTTTGAAGAAAGCCGCTGAGGTTTCATGATGAATCTGTTTAGTGGTACGGGAAAAAACATCGAAAGAGATACCCATGTCTGTAAAGCTGTCATAGATGATCTTATGATATTTATCCACAATATCCTGAGGAGTCACCCCTTCCTTCATCGCTTTGATGGTAATAGGCACTCCATGTTCGTCTGTTCCTCCTACAAACTTTACATCCGCCTTTTTAGCGCGCAGGTAGCGCACGTAAATGTCGGCGGGAATATAACAGCCTGCCAGGTGGCCGATGTGGACCGGTCCATTGGCATAAGGCAATGCCGCTGTTATTAGATATCTGTTAAATTTTCCCATGTTCGCTTAAAGAATGCTTAAATAATCGAAATTCTGTTTTTGCTTTTGGAAGAGCGAAAAGTATTTATCAACTTAGCCCTGTCAGGGTTGGGATATTCGCCCCCAAATAGTCAGCAAAGGTAATTAAAGCATAGAACAATGAGAATTCCGCCGTACCTCAAAAAAGGTGATCTTATAGGCATCACCTGCAGTAGTAGCAAAATGGACCAGCAGGCAGCAGAATATGCCGCTGGAGTGATCAGTTCCTGGGGTTACCAGGTACACCTGGGCATTACGGTAGGCACCAGTTTCCATAATTTTTCCGCTCCGGATGAGCTGCGGCTGGAAGAGCTGCAGGACATGCTGGATGATCCTGATATTAAGGCCATCATTTTTGGCCGTGGTGGTTATGGCATGGTGTGCATACTGGACGACCTGGATTTTAAGAAGTTCCGCAAGCATCCGAAATGGATATGCGGCTACAGCGATATTACCGTACTTCATACGCACATTCATCAGCAATACGGTATTCCGACCATTCACTCCATGATGTGCAGCGGTATCAGGCCTGACACAGCAGAAAATGAGTATGTGGAGAGCCTTCGCCTGGCACTCAAGGGCACACCTTACCGCTATGCCTGCGCACCGCACGACCTGAACCGGACCGGTAAAGCTACCGGTCAGCTCATTGGCGGAAACCTGTCCCTCCTGGCCAACCTTTCAGGTACAGAGTCACAACCCGGCACCAAAGGAAAGATCCTTTTCCTGGAAGATATCAGCGAGTACCGGTATAACATTGACCGGATGATGTACAACCTGAAAAGGGCGGGCTGGCTGGATGATCTGGCCGGACTGATAGTTGGCTCATTTACAGACAGTAAGGAGACTGAAACGCCTTTTGGCCAGACCGAATATGAGATTATCAGGAATATTGTGCAGGATTACGATTATCCCGTTTGCTTCGGCTTCCCTGTGGGTCATACCAATGAGAACTATGCACTGAAAATAGGGTTAACGCACGAACTGCAGGTTACTGCCAGACAAAGCAGGTTACTGCAGCGCGATATCTAAAGCTTTCGTGTATGCCGGATAATTATCCAGGTTACGATGATCGGCGC from Chitinophaga filiformis carries:
- a CDS encoding ABC transporter permease; its protein translation is MLQIIKIEWLKVKNYRTFWVFIALGLLAILAPNFIIHNIFVEKIPQEAQKLLGQSIYDFPLVWQTVASVSSYTSGIFSLLLITLVTNEFTYKTHRQNIIDGWERSDFVLSKLFWVVGLSLLAFLVSLIAVLVFGCIYGKTAFSLENSRYLFYYLLQVIVSLCLALLLAVLVKRTGLAIILFLGYIMFLEQLIVSVIKHYFGNIGGLLPLQAGDELLPFPVVEKLVKFSGPYDSIVYLSVLAGYIVLILWLVFRRMLRSDL
- a CDS encoding ABC transporter ATP-binding protein, with the protein product MSTILSLQNISKRYGAVQALSGVSFDIPTSSVFGVLGPNGSGKTTLLGIVTDVLKADAGSFTLMGAPPSARERRKIGTLLETPNFYHYLSGYRNLQIVANIKQQSEADIPRVLELAGLTARQHSAFKTYSLGMKQRLAIAAAMLGDPQVLILDEPANGLDPVGIAEVRNLIRQLALSGKTIIMASHLLDEVEKVCTHVAILRKGQLLGSGPVNAVLARDNFIEIGSADSHALAQLIRQHPAFVELLPAGNGVLQVTFKDAVDPAALNNWCAQQGVWLSHLQMSRKSLETAFLELTNN
- a CDS encoding 3-hydroxyacyl-CoA dehydrogenase/enoyl-CoA hydratase family protein, with protein sequence MKRHINKVAVLGSGVMGSRIAAHFAGVGVQVLLLDIAPKELTDAEKAKGLSLDSKAVKNRIVNEALQSALKANPSPVYQKDVVKLIRTGNFTDDMKEVANYDWIIEVVVENLDIKKSVFTEVEKYRKPGTLITSNTSGIPIHLMAEGRSDDFKKHFCGTHFFNPPRYLRLLEIIPTPYTDPEIVDFLMNYGDLYLGKTTVLCKDTPAFIANRVGVYSIMAIFHIMQEMKLNIDEIDTLTGPVIGRPKSATFRTADVVGIDTLVKVAKGVADNCPQDEARDIFVIPPFLQKVVENKWLGDKTGQGFYKKTKGEGGKEILTLNLETMEYGPRQKSKFASVEAAKQVEDLKQRLKALYNATDKAGEFYQQFHAHLFSYISHRIPEIADDIYKVDDAMKAGFGWEIGPFESWDVLGVEKGIKAIEAKGLTVAPWVKEMLEKGVKSFYKVENGKRYYYDVKTHVFKLLPGADTFIILENLSGNVVWKNSACNLYDIGDGVVTLDWKTKMNTIGGEVLEGVNKAIDRAEKDFRGLILANEGANFSAGANVGMIFMFAAEQEYDELDMAVRMFQKTTMRLRYSSIPVIVAPHALTLGGGCEMCLHADKVQAAAESYIGLVELGVGLIPGGGGTKEMALRASDEFKEGRIEEEPLKDRFMTIAMAKVSTSAHEAFDLGILRKGHDEITLNQSRLIADAKRSILQMAEEGYTRPVERKDVKVLGRTALGMMLTGIHSMRFSNYISDHDAKIAGKLAYVMSGGDLSEASLVSEQYLLDLEREAFLSLAGERKTLERLQSVIKTGKPIRN
- a CDS encoding PepSY-associated TM helix domain-containing protein; its protein translation is MNFFSRKPAVKKKRSLFYRISAWLHLWLGLITGIVMLIVCVTACIWVFHDEITMLTEPETIVTRQDKPVITPSQVKEIAAANYPGKRAAYVTYQQGSAIYLSLGEGRKGNTVMRLNPYTGEVISIKEHKPGETDFFRFILNGHRFLWMPAEIGRPVVNYSTFTFVIILITGMVLWWPQKWTKAMRDQSFKIKWKASFKRVNYDLHNVLGFYSLLVVLAMALTGMVYGIKWYSKGLYWVTSGGQTLPDFKRPQSDSLQIGKLYTPEQAMDLVWGKVLSKHPEAEGFYYTFADTSKPASAINITIYPTAGKFYNNRSYAFDQHTGQQLQGDKVFGISFQEAGFGTKLRKMNYDIHVGSILGLPGRILAFFGALIGASLPVTGFLVWLGRKKKGKKSVGKHQQTAKAFQAV
- the metG gene encoding methionine--tRNA ligase, which gives rise to MGKFNRYLITAALPYANGPVHIGHLAGCYIPADIYVRYLRAKKADVKFVGGTDEHGVPITIKAMKEGVTPQDIVDKYHKIIYDSFTDMGISFDVFSRTTKQIHHETSAAFFKTMYDKGLFEEKVTEQFFDETAGVFLADRYITGTCPKCGNPNAYGDQCEKCGSSLSPDELINPRSTLSNAVPVKKQTKHWYMPLQNYEPFLKEWILEGHKEWKNNVYGQCKSWLDSGLQSRAMTRDSNWGIKVPLPDAEGKVLYVWFDAPIGYISATKELTDNWADYWCKEDTKLVHFIGKDNIVFHCIIFPAMLKAHGGFVLPDNVPANEFLNIEGEKVSTSRNWAVWVHDYVKDFPDQQDVLRYVLTSTAPETKDNDFTWKDFQQRNNSELVDIFSNFVHRTMVLMHKLCGGKVPAFHPEVKDEKDDAVLTNLLASKQKIEDSIENFRLREALAEVIEVSRQGNRYLQEKEPWILAKNAEENQKLIDNCLHLCLQLTANLAILVNPFLPFTAKKICHMLKVVDRMLEWENAGSLKLVSVGYSLRPPEYLFSKIDDAKIQAQIEKLHAGLIKPAAPAAEAAPAAKEVKEEIQFEDFAKLDLRVGTILEAEKVPKADKLLKLLVDIGTEKRTVVSGIAAHFAPEEVVGKQVTLVANLAPRKMRGIESQGMILMAENAAGKLVFVNPDAAVDAGSEVR
- a CDS encoding LD-carboxypeptidase, whose amino-acid sequence is MRIPPYLKKGDLIGITCSSSKMDQQAAEYAAGVISSWGYQVHLGITVGTSFHNFSAPDELRLEELQDMLDDPDIKAIIFGRGGYGMVCILDDLDFKKFRKHPKWICGYSDITVLHTHIHQQYGIPTIHSMMCSGIRPDTAENEYVESLRLALKGTPYRYACAPHDLNRTGKATGQLIGGNLSLLANLSGTESQPGTKGKILFLEDISEYRYNIDRMMYNLKRAGWLDDLAGLIVGSFTDSKETETPFGQTEYEIIRNIVQDYDYPVCFGFPVGHTNENYALKIGLTHELQVTARQSRLLQRDI